Proteins found in one Homalodisca vitripennis isolate AUS2020 chromosome 4, UT_GWSS_2.1, whole genome shotgun sequence genomic segment:
- the LOC124360624 gene encoding uncharacterized protein LOC124360624 has translation MYCERKREYSWMVKEAKKNSNTNHILQSSNPCKSAWEIVNSHRKSGPVPMTMATPDEFNNYFANVADNIISSLPDVQTDPVATMMDPIPGLRLIKWKETTRP, from the exons atgtactgtGAAAGGAAAAGGGAGTACAGTTGGATGGTCAAGGAGGCTAAAAAGAACAGTAATACTAACCACATCTTACAATCTTCCAATCCATGCAAGTCTGCTTGGGAAATAGTAAACAGTCACAGGAAATCTGGTCCTGTCCCCATGACTATGGCGACTCCTGATgagttcaataattattttgccaATGTAGCTGATAACATCATTTCAAGCTTGCCTGATGTGCAGACAGACCCTGTTGCAACAATGATGGACCCTATACCAGGACTGAGGCTTATTAAGTGGAAGGAG ACGACACGACCCTGA